A single Xylanimonas cellulosilytica DSM 15894 DNA region contains:
- a CDS encoding sensor histidine kinase: MAATAARPAATRPAATRPAAIRAPRRARTVILASTLGVETLLAGTLAVALATGTDVDWLWALGWVAVAAVGGALAASRPRNPIGWILYAGGTGTLLAMVLGGIAALAGNAWLQLAALLLFGAAWLATTSLALVHFPDGRVEGRAMRALRAAVWVLVGVTAVGLVLDPIGFGDDAALASPLGIPALGAVPQAVANGAQLAGSLVTVAATVVLLARWRRAAGETRRRLGWIALAALAAAVLAVAMLAMTLSGVDAPDSIGAAFELVQVTLPVLIAVGVIDPRAFDVDVAVRVSLVAVVLTAAVITVFTLVMWGASQVFGSQSSPVAALVASGLVAVSLGPAKGWLDAAVQRRLFGARREPARAVTSTASAVAAAASPDESVAAAAELAGTTLRLGGIDLHATGGETVSWRAPGGIPAGSPSVERPLVALGGTHGAVVAYGRSRGDDGASLASGIDAVAPLLALVVGSARTAASLRAARERAAGAREDERRRVQRALHDGVGPTLVGVAMQLDAVRDRVDPESAEAVARAGVHLRDAIDGLRRAIDGLRPPELDHLGLAGALAERGLSLAAGGLDVRLECAGLPALPPAVEVATYLIASEAAANVAKHADATTCLITVAVVDGVLDVRVEDDGRGLARDGHDGRGLAHDGHDGREGREGVGMRSMRVRAEELGGRLAVSAGATGGTVVAAALPLVVGAA; the protein is encoded by the coding sequence ATGGCCGCAACCGCCGCCCGACCCGCAGCGACCCGACCCGCAGCGACCCGACCTGCAGCGATCCGTGCGCCGCGTCGAGCACGCACCGTCATCCTCGCGTCCACGCTCGGGGTGGAGACGCTGCTGGCCGGCACGCTCGCCGTCGCCCTGGCGACCGGCACGGACGTCGACTGGCTGTGGGCGCTCGGCTGGGTGGCCGTCGCCGCGGTCGGCGGCGCCCTCGCCGCATCCCGCCCCCGCAACCCCATCGGGTGGATCCTCTACGCAGGCGGTACGGGCACGCTGCTCGCGATGGTGCTCGGCGGCATCGCGGCCCTGGCCGGCAACGCCTGGCTGCAGCTCGCAGCCCTGCTGCTCTTCGGCGCCGCCTGGCTCGCGACGACGAGCCTCGCGCTCGTGCACTTCCCCGACGGGCGGGTCGAGGGCAGGGCGATGCGGGCCCTGCGCGCCGCGGTGTGGGTGCTCGTCGGTGTCACGGCGGTCGGGCTCGTCCTCGATCCGATCGGCTTCGGGGACGATGCCGCGCTCGCGTCCCCGCTCGGCATCCCGGCGCTGGGCGCCGTGCCGCAGGCGGTCGCGAACGGAGCGCAGCTCGCGGGCTCGCTGGTCACCGTCGCCGCGACCGTCGTGCTCCTCGCCCGCTGGCGACGCGCCGCGGGCGAGACACGGCGCCGGCTCGGCTGGATCGCGCTCGCGGCGCTCGCCGCCGCCGTCCTCGCGGTGGCCATGCTCGCCATGACGCTCTCCGGCGTCGACGCGCCCGACTCGATCGGCGCCGCGTTCGAGCTCGTCCAGGTGACCCTCCCGGTGCTGATCGCGGTCGGCGTGATCGACCCTCGCGCGTTCGACGTCGACGTGGCCGTGCGCGTGTCGCTCGTCGCCGTCGTCCTGACCGCGGCCGTGATCACGGTGTTCACGCTCGTGATGTGGGGCGCGTCGCAGGTGTTCGGATCGCAGTCGTCACCCGTCGCGGCGCTCGTCGCGAGCGGGCTCGTCGCGGTGAGCCTCGGGCCGGCGAAGGGCTGGCTGGACGCCGCGGTGCAGCGTCGCCTCTTCGGCGCTCGACGCGAGCCGGCGCGAGCCGTCACGAGCACGGCGTCCGCGGTCGCCGCCGCGGCATCGCCCGACGAGTCCGTCGCCGCCGCGGCCGAGCTCGCCGGCACCACCCTGCGCCTCGGCGGCATCGACCTGCACGCCACCGGTGGTGAGACGGTGAGCTGGCGCGCCCCGGGCGGCATCCCCGCCGGCAGCCCGAGCGTGGAACGTCCGCTCGTCGCACTCGGCGGAACCCACGGTGCCGTCGTCGCGTACGGCCGCTCGCGCGGCGACGACGGCGCCAGCCTCGCGTCAGGGATCGACGCCGTCGCGCCACTCCTCGCCCTCGTCGTGGGCAGCGCACGCACGGCGGCATCCCTGCGCGCCGCACGTGAGCGCGCCGCGGGCGCACGCGAGGACGAGCGCCGCCGCGTGCAGCGTGCCCTGCACGACGGCGTCGGCCCCACGCTCGTCGGCGTCGCCATGCAGCTCGACGCGGTGCGGGACCGGGTCGACCCCGAGTCGGCGGAAGCCGTCGCACGCGCAGGTGTGCACCTGCGCGACGCGATCGACGGACTGCGCCGCGCGATCGACGGTCTGCGGCCCCCCGAGCTCGACCACCTCGGGCTCGCGGGAGCGCTCGCCGAACGCGGGCTCTCGCTCGCCGCGGGCGGGCTCGACGTGCGCCTCGAGTGCGCCGGGCTCCCCGCCCTGCCCCCCGCCGTCGAGGTGGCGACGTACCTCATCGCGAGCGAGGCAGCCGCGAACGTCGCGAAGCATGCGGACGCCACGACCTGCCTCATCACGGTCGCCGTCGTGGACGGCGTGCTCGACGTGCGGGTCGAGGACGACGGCCGTGGACTCGCGCGTGACGGGCACGACGGCCGCGGACTCGCGCATGACGGGCACGACGGGCGCGAGGGCCGCGAGGGCGTGGGGATGCGGTCGATGCGCGTCCGTGCCGAGGAGCTCGGCGGACGGCTCGCCGTGTCTGCCGGCGCGACCGGCGGCACCGTCGTGGCGGCCGCGCTGCCGCTCGTGGTCGGTGCGGCATGA